The following coding sequences lie in one Streptomyces xiamenensis genomic window:
- a CDS encoding lipase maturation factor family protein — translation MEWFGDPDAWLSRMVIQRGLALIYLLAFLGALREFRPLAGERGITPAPSFLRAVRFRDAPGLLSLGYTDRRLTVVAAAGAALAAAVALGAADAVPLWTSMLLWFVLWALYLSIVNIGQVWYAFGWETLLLEAGFVAIFLGNARIDPPVPTLYLLIWLVFRVELGAGLIKWRGDRCWRRLTCLYYHHETQPMPGPLSWWFHHLPRPLHRVETAANHVAQLIVPFALFAPQPVGSWAAAVVIVTQLWLIASGNFAWLNWLTLLLAVAAVDGALAARHLPLPAPPGGGQGEAPVWFAVLVGAVTVLIAVLSYWPVRNLLSPAQAMNRSFNSLHLVNTYGAFGTVTRQRYEVVLEGTDDPEPGTLTQWRAYEFHGKPGAVHHRPRQFAPFHLRLDWLMWFAALTPGYPAPWLPRLVDRLLAGDRPTLRLLRVNPFPDTPPTYIRARLYRYRFTTRAERRTTRAWWHRTELGDHLPPRRRQQPPGASTS, via the coding sequence ATGGAGTGGTTCGGCGACCCCGACGCCTGGCTCAGCAGAATGGTGATCCAGCGCGGACTGGCCCTGATCTACCTGCTCGCCTTCCTCGGGGCGCTGCGGGAGTTCCGCCCGCTGGCCGGGGAGCGGGGCATCACCCCGGCGCCGTCCTTCCTGCGGGCCGTGCGGTTCCGGGACGCCCCCGGCCTCCTCTCGCTCGGCTACACCGACCGCCGGCTGACCGTGGTGGCCGCAGCCGGCGCAGCGCTGGCGGCAGCGGTGGCCCTGGGCGCGGCGGACGCGGTACCGCTGTGGACGTCGATGCTGCTGTGGTTCGTTCTGTGGGCGCTGTATCTGTCCATCGTGAACATCGGCCAGGTCTGGTACGCGTTCGGCTGGGAGACGCTGCTGCTGGAGGCGGGCTTCGTGGCGATCTTCCTGGGCAACGCGCGGATCGACCCGCCGGTGCCCACCCTGTACCTGCTGATCTGGCTGGTCTTCCGGGTCGAACTGGGCGCCGGACTGATCAAATGGCGCGGTGACCGCTGCTGGCGGCGGCTGACCTGCCTGTACTACCACCACGAGACCCAGCCGATGCCCGGCCCGCTCAGCTGGTGGTTCCACCACCTGCCCCGGCCGCTGCACCGGGTGGAGACTGCCGCCAACCACGTGGCCCAGCTGATCGTCCCCTTCGCCCTGTTCGCACCGCAGCCGGTGGGCAGCTGGGCGGCCGCGGTGGTGATCGTGACCCAGCTGTGGCTGATCGCCTCGGGGAACTTCGCCTGGCTCAACTGGCTCACCCTGCTGCTGGCCGTGGCGGCGGTGGACGGCGCCCTGGCGGCCCGCCACCTGCCCCTGCCGGCCCCACCGGGGGGCGGCCAGGGCGAGGCCCCGGTGTGGTTCGCCGTTCTGGTCGGGGCGGTGACGGTGCTGATCGCCGTGCTCAGCTACTGGCCGGTCCGCAACCTCCTCTCCCCCGCCCAGGCGATGAACCGGTCCTTCAACAGCCTCCATCTGGTCAACACCTACGGAGCGTTCGGGACCGTGACCCGGCAGCGGTACGAGGTGGTCCTGGAGGGCACCGACGACCCGGAGCCGGGCACGCTCACCCAGTGGCGGGCGTACGAGTTCCACGGCAAGCCGGGAGCGGTGCACCACAGGCCGCGCCAGTTCGCCCCGTTCCATCTGCGCCTGGACTGGCTCATGTGGTTCGCGGCCCTCACTCCCGGCTACCCGGCCCCCTGGCTCCCCCGCCTCGTCGACCGCCTCCTGGCCGGCGACCGCCCCACCCTGCGCCTGCTGCGCGTCAACCCCTTCCCCGACACCCCGCCCACGTACATCAGGGCCCGCCTGTACCGCTACCGCTTCACCACCCGGGCGGAACGCCGCACCACCCGCGCCTGGTGGCACCGCACCGAGCTGGGCGATCACCTCCCGCCCCGGCGCCGCCAACAGCCACCCGGAGCAAGCACCAGCTGA